One region of Fragaria vesca subsp. vesca linkage group LG4, FraVesHawaii_1.0, whole genome shotgun sequence genomic DNA includes:
- the LOC101291712 gene encoding 40S ribosomal protein S7-1-like produces MFTSSKKISKDKGAEPTEFEESVAQAIFDLENTNQELKSELKDLYINSAVQVDVAGNRKAVVVHVPYRLRKAYRKIHVRLVRELEKKFSGKDVILIATRRIVRPPKKGSAAQRPRTRTLTAVHEAMLEDVVAPAEIVGKRTRYRLDGSKIMKVFLDPKERNNTEYKLESFSAVYRKLSGKDVVFEYPVTEA; encoded by the exons ATGTTTACTTCAAGCAAGAAGATTTCGAAGGATAAGGGTGCAGAGCCGACTGAGTTTGAAGAGTCGGTTGCGCAG GCGATTTTTGATTTGGAAAACACTAACCAGGAGCTGAAAAGTGAGCTGAAGGATCTCTATATTAATTCAGCAGT TCAAGTTGATGTTGCTGGAAACAGGAAGGCTGTTGTTGTCCATGTACCCTATAGACTGAGGAAGGCTTATCGCAAGATCCATGTTCGTCTCGTGAGGGAGCTTGAGAAGAAGTTCAGTGGAAAG GATGTGATCCTGATTGCCACACGAAGGATAGTAAGGCCTCCAAAGAAAGGTTCTGCTGCTCAACGGCCCCGCACTCGCACACTTACTGCTGTCCATGAGGCTATGTTGGAGGATGTTGTTGCTCCTGCTGAGATTGTTGGAAAGCGCACCAGATACCGCCTTGATGGATCAAAGATAATGAAG GTGTTTTTGGATCCTAAGGAGCGAAACAACACAGAATACAAGCTGGAGAGCTTCTCTGCAGTTTATCGGAAGCTCTCAGGCAAAGATGTGGTGTTTGAGTATCCAGTTACTGAGGCTTAG